In a single window of the Pocillopora verrucosa isolate sample1 chromosome 4, ASM3666991v2, whole genome shotgun sequence genome:
- the LOC131796279 gene encoding uncharacterized protein codes for MKTTSVWCFVFSVLVLSKTVFSKSISGSATSPQKKSVQRPFFAGGSPPTGLPGTSQGIEIQQTLPYDPPGTPPYFVSLFDSTTNTPFYSAYKVTPAQSTGIGNERRPGGTQWRESPGVPELKTAYREAIEENGRRLGGQRPNQQLTKGHLNPSAINSFDTKFMIATYTFTNAVPQFAASNCYLTKFEKKVEDYAKENCGQRDGTLYLLTGRSENGLLIREGKAVQDSTNQIPKPFLTDMFVDGTIRLVTPRSIWTAVCCIWQVPGEEKRAESFAVMSNNQDKRSNVHQTEMSVPELEELLVTPHDAEVNLFPGEEECRRPENYLHYEESIDENRLFRVKKISQKP; via the exons ATGAAGACAACATCCgtttggtgttttgttttttctgtccTTGTACTGTCTAAGACTGTATTTTCGAAAAGTATATCTG GATCTGCGACTTCCCCTCAAAAGAAAAGTGTTCAACGGCCATTTTTTGCTGGTGGTAGTCCTCCAACAGGGCTACCTGGTACTTCTCAAGGGATCGAGATTCAGCAGACGCTGCCTTATGATCCTCCAGGCACTCCACcttattttgtttctctctttgaCTCAACCACCAATACCCCGTTTTATTCAGCTTACAAAGTTACGCCTGCTCAGTCAACGGGCATTGGTAATGAAAGAAGGCCGGGTGGAACACAGTGGAGAGAATCCCCAG GCGTTCCTGAACTCAAAACCGCTTACAGAGAAGCAATCGAAGAAAACGGACGACGTCTAGGAGGACAACGTCCAAACCAGCAATTGACCAAAGGCCATTTGAATCCCTCAGCGATAAATTCCTTTGACACAAAATTCATGATCGCCACCTATACTTTTACCAATGCAGTACCTCAGTTTGCAGCGTCGAACTGCTATTTGACgaagtttgagaaaaaagttGAAGACTATGCTAAGGAAAATTGTGGCCAGAGAGATGGAACCCTCTACCTTTTGACCGGCAGATCAGAAAATGGCTTACTCATTAGAGAGGGGAAGGCTGTTCAGGATTCCACAAATCAAATTCCTAAGCCCTTTCTGACGGATATGTTTGTGGACGGTACAATAAGACTTGTAACTCCTCGTTCTATTTGGACAGCTGTTTGCTGTATATGGCAGGTACCAGGTGAGGAGAAAAGAGCAGAATCCTTTGCAGTGATGAGCAACAATCAAGACAAAAGGTCGAATGTTCATCAAACAGAAATGAGCGTACCCGAACTAGAGGAGCTCCTAGTGACACCACACGATGCCGAAGTAAATTTGTTCCCGGGGGAAGAGGAATGTCGACGACCTGAGAACTATCTACACTACGAAGAGAGTATCGATGAGAACAGACTGTTCAGAGTCAAGAAGATAAGTCAAAAACCCTGA